Genomic DNA from Paenibacillus sp. MBLB1832:
GATTGGCTTGACAAAGTCGGGATGAAAGCGCCTACAACGCTAGATGAGCTTACTGCTGTTCTGAAAGCCTTTAAGGAGAAAGATCCGGGTGGAAACGGTGACAAGAACATTCCATTAACCGTTAAAGGAGACGCGCCTATTATTCCTAATATTGCCGGTGCTTTTGGCTTAGCGAATTTCTGGAATGATGTGAATGGCAAGTTAACACCGCGTGTGCTTGACCCCGCTTATAAAGATTACGTAACCTACGTTTCTGATCTCTTTAAACAAGGCTTGCTCGATAAAGAGTTTGCTGCCAATAAAGATGCTACTGCGAAGGAGAAATTCTCCAGTGGTAAAGCAGGAATGATCATGATTCACTGGGCAGACGTACCTACGATTAATGATGCATTGATTAAAAACATTCCAACAGCTAAAGCGACCTATATTCCAACCTTAAAAGGAAAAGATGGGAAAATTGGTTTAAGCGCTACCCAAGGTTTTGATCGCATTACTTATATTCCTAAGGCTTCCAAGCATCCTGAAGATGCAATCAAATGGATGAACGCTAAGCTCGAGAAAGATACGTTCAGAACAATGGCAATTGGTGAAGAAAACAAGCATTACACGTTAAAAGATGGTGCTTATACGCCAATTCTACCGATCTTTACAGATGAGCGTAACCAAGCGAATAACTTTTTAATGGGAACGGATGATAAAATCTATCCGACTTACTGGCAAGCTCGTGTACGTAAAGATATGCGTTTGTTCGATGCTTGGAACTTCATGAATACCTTGCAACCAGCAAATACAAAAATACCAGATCCGTTAGGTTATGCTCCGTATTTGACGGAATTCTCCAAGAACTTCCAACCGCTGAATACAATGGTTAACGACTTCACAACGAAGCTAATTTTCGGTGCTGAACCGATGACTGGTATCGAGGCATTCCAAGCCAAATTCAAATCTTCCGGTGGAGACGCGAGTTATAAAGAAGTGAATGATTGGTACGCGACCGCTAAGAAATAGGTATATACGAAGAGCCCGTAAGATCCAATTTTACGGGCTTTTTGTCGTGTTCAATGAATACATATAATAGCAGCCATGTAAAGGAATGATGCGAATGAGTCAGGGGTATCGCCTGTTTCAGCAGCAATCAACCAAGCTGCAATTATCACCGCAATTGCGTCAAGCGATTACACTTCTTCAGCTTTCTACACCTGACATGCTGCAAGCCATTCAGCAAGAAGTAGAGGGAAATCCCCTATTAGAATACGAGAAGGGGTATGGAAGAACGGCAGAAGCAGAGTTCAATCCCCACTATAACGTGGTTTCGAACAAGATGACGCTGGAGCGGCATTTGAAAGAGCAGCTTCTTTTTACTCCCGAATTATCAGTGGACGTTCGCCGCATCCTTAGTTTTCTGATCGGCAATCTGGACGCGAATGGTTACCTAACTATATCCATGCCTGACGCTGCCAATTACTTGCGTGTCACGCAAGCTGGTTGCGAAGAGGCGCTTCGTGTTTTACAAGGACTCGAACCCGCAGGCATTGGGGCACGCAATTTACAAGAATGCCTGCTGTTGCAAATTCAGCGAACCACATCCAGCGAAGGCGGCTCCCTCATGGAGGAGCTCGTCCGCCACCATTTGCCAGACATCAGCCGTAATCGGTTAACAGCCGTATCTGTAAAGCTGCAGGTTCCTTTGTCAGAGCTGCAGGCAGCCGTCATGGATATCAAAAGGTTAAATCCACGGCCAGCTGCCAGCTACCATACGGAAACCGTGCCTTATATCCTGCCTGAAGTCGTGTTCGTCAAACAGGGCGATCGCTATGCGGCCTATACCTATGAGGCGGCTTGGCCACGATTAACCTTGAATACCACGTATGAGCGGATGGCACGCGAGAGGAATGGCAGCGCAGAGGCGACGACATTTGTGCAGAGTAAACTATATGCAGCCCGCTTTTTTCTGCGAAGCCTAGAGCAGCGCCGCCAAACCATTTTGCGTGTCGCGCAATGCATGGCGGAGGAGCAACATGAATTCTTCATGAAGGGAGCAGCCAGTCAAAAGCCGATGACCCTGAAGATCATCGCCGATCAGCTTGGCCTGCATGAATCAACGGTAAGCCGTGCTACCTCAGGAAAGTACGCCCAGACGCCATGGGGCATCCGTGAGCTGAAGTCGTTTTTCTCTTCAAGCTTATCAACCGAACAGGGAGACGCAGCCTCGTCGGCAGCGGTGAAGGCACTGCTTAAAACATGGATCGGGAAAGAGAAGCACGATCAGCCATATTCGGATCAGAAACTAGCTGATCTGCTCGCACAATCGGGCATTTCCATCTCAAGAAGAACGGTAGCCAAATACCGAGAAGAGCTGCGAATTCCTTCTTCCCAACTCAGGAAACGCATATAGTAACAATAGGGACTAAGGATGCCTTAAGTCTTTGGCCCATAAATTCATATCCTCAAACTTATCATAGATGTCGCAGTTTTTCGTGAGCCGGCCATAGTAGTCATAATTCATCTGATAGAAGGCTGCATTCATCCCGAACGATAGCGCTCTGGACAGCGAGTATGCGCAAGTGATCCCTCTAGAAAGCAACTCATCTTCCAAAGCATGCAGCAACAGGCGCATCAAACCGCGATTGCGATACGTGGGCAGTGTCGCACAGTCCGTCATCTCTGCATTTGCATACGTCGCATTCATTTCCGCGGAGGCAGCGCTGATCAAGTGCTTTTTCGGCTCACTAGCCTCAATCACTTCCACCAAATAATAAATCGTTCCTTCTTCCATGGTGTGCGCCACATAAGCTGAATCGTTCATCGGAGTCGGATACGTTTGAAACGTCTGACGATACAGCTCGGATAAAGATTCGGCATCCGAACTTCCCGCCATACGCAGCAGGAGACCTTCTGGCACCTCAGGCCGCTCCGGTTTGCGAGGGAGCGCCAACACTTGCCTCATTAATTGATCTTCCTCCAGCCAATAGTCGCTGTTTCTCCGCACCAAATCAAAATATACCGCCATGCAAAAGGCATCCTGGCCTCGGAAATACCCTTTATAGATGCCCTCTAACATGCACCCTTTCGCTAACAAAATCCGCCAATCTTCTTCTCGTGCCTTAAAGAACACTTTGGTCAACCCATGGTGTGCGGCCAGCTGCGTAACCCGTTCATATAGACAGTCCATCGTACCCTGGTAGCGGTAGTCTTCGACTCGCAGCCGTTTATTCGTGAAATCGAGGCAAAAGCTAACGGAATAATTGCTGCCGTTCTCGGTCATGTTCGTAGATCCCCGCAGCTCATTAGACATGTACATTCCCCCTTCTTCCTACCAACGATATATGCAGAAAATCTTCAAGTGAGAATCATTTCGGCGAGCACAAAAGTTGGCATTTATTTTACGACCATAATAGGAGGAGGTGATCCATTTGACATGTCCATGGTGTGAGAATCCTAATGTGCAAGAAAGTGTGAAAGATTGTTACTGGATCATGCCTGACGGAAAGAGGGCTGTTCAAATTAAGGATGTACCCGCTATAGCCTGCCCGTCCTGTGGCTTATTCGTCACGGAGGCGACATCACAAAATATCGATGATCGGCTGTATTGGAACGATGTGACGGCATTGGGACCTGCATTTACTTATGAGGAGCTGTTGAAAGCTCCGCGATTAAAGAATTGGTTTTTGAAATAATAGCGGAGGTGGCCTATGAAGCGGGAGCATTTGATCAAACCAGTGTTAGGTCAACCCTATGCGATAATCCGCAGCGGCAAAGGTGTTTTTTTGTACGATGATCAGGGGAAAACGTATCTGGACGCTTCATCAGGCGCAATCACAGCTGGGATTGGACACGGCGTGCAAGAGGTTATCGATGCCATGGCGGAGCAGGCTGGCAAGGTTTCCTTCGTGTACCGTTCCCAATTTACGAGCGAACCAGCAGAGGAGCTGGCGAAAAAGCTGAGTGATCTAACGCCAGGCCAGGATTACTGGTCATTTTTCGTAAACAGCGGGTCGGAAGCAACGGAAACCGCGATGAAAATTGCGATCCAACATTGGCAAGAAAGGGGTCTCCCCAGTAAAAATAAAGTGATTTCCCGGCGCATGAGCTATCATGGCATCACGATGGGGGCGTTATCCATGTCTGGCCATGCGCTTCGGCGGAGGAGGTTTATTTCGCTATTGGCGGATTACCCCGTTGTAGAGCCTCCTTACTGCTATCGTTGTCCGCTGCAAAAAACGTATCCGACCTGCCAAATCGCTTGTGCAGACGATCTGGCAGCAGCGATACAGCGCATCGGTGCTGAGCATATTGCTGCCTTTATTGCAGAGCCGATCGTGGGTGCCGCAGGCGGTGCCATTACCCCGCCAGACGATTACTACAAGAAAATCAAAACCATATGTGAACTGAACAATATCTTGTTCATCGCCGATGAAGTCATGACGGGGATCGGCCGCACAGGCAAGATGTTCGCGATGGAACACTATGGTGTCGAGCCTGATCTCATCGCGCTAGGGAAAGGGATGAGCGCTGGCTATACGCCAATCGCAGCCACCATGGTGAAGGATCATGTCATGGCGCCTATTTTGCAAGGCTCACGAAGCGTCATGTCGGGGCATACGTTCAGCGCGAATCCGCAGTCGGCGGCGGTTGCGCTCGCGGTGATTCGCTATATCGAGGGGCACCATCTCGTACATGCTGCGCATACCCGAGGCAGCTACTTGATTGCAAAGCTGCAGACGATGGCAGTCGGCATTCCGATCATTGGCGATGTCAGGGGGAAAGGGTTGCTGCTAGCCATCGAGTTCATCCAAGACCGAGTGAGTAAACAACTTTTCCCGCCTGAAGCAGCGATCACGACACGCATCATCGATGCGGCGTTCCATAAAGGGCTACTCATGTATCCAGCCGCAGGAGCCATTGACGGAGCAGGTGACGCTATCCTTGTAGCGCCGCCACTGGTGATCACAGAAGCCGAGATCGACCTGCTCGTTCAATTATTAGAAGAATCGATTCGGCAGGTGATGGTAGAAATCACCGATTCGGAAACGGAGATGATCTAATGGGAGCGCAGGCGCCTAGCAAGGTGAAATCGTTAGGGGATGCACTTGAGGTCATTCACGACGGCTGTACGTTGATGTTTGGTGGTTTTGGAGGCATCGGTACACCGCCAACACTCGTAGAGGGCTTAATGGCCAAAGGCGTAAAGGATCTGACCCTGATCGGCAATGACACGGGTTTTCCTCATATCGGTATTGGGCAATTGGTTACAGCAGGGCGGGTGAAGAAAGTAATCACTTCCCATATTGGCTCCAACCCTAATGCAGGAAAGATGATGGAGGCTGGCTCCATGGAAGTCATCTTCTTTCCCCAAGGCACACTTTGCGAGAAAATTCGTGCGGGCGGAGTTGGTCTTGGCGGCATTTTAGTTGATGTAGGAGTTGGAACGATGATGGAGCAGGGGCGGGAAGCGGTTCGAATCGGAGGCAAAATGTACTTAGTTGAGCCCGCCTTGACGGCTGAAGTGGCGATTGTTCATGCCCGCAAGGCTGACCCTTATGGCAATCTGGTTTACGATAAAAGCGGCAGAAATCTCAATCCGCTCGTGGCGATGGCTGGGCAATTCACGATTGCCGAGGTTGATGAAATTGTTCCGCTCGGTGAGCTGGACGAGGAAAGTATCATAACGCCTGGCATTTTCGTTGACATGGTGATTCCGAGCAAAGGGGTGACGTGGCAATGGGTATGGGAGAAGAAACCCGTGATCGAATAGCGAAGCGAGCCGCTCAAGAACTGCGAAACGGGATGGCTGTTAATTTGGGCATCGGGATTCCGACGCTGGTTGCGGATCATGTGCCATCGGATGTTTATGTTACTTTCCACGCTGAAAATGGCATTCTGGGAGCGGGTGGGGCTCCAGCACAAGGCGAAGAAGATGCCTTTCTGTGCAATGCTGGCGGCTATCCTGTCACGACGGTTGAGGGGGCCTCCTATTGTGACAGTGCGATCGCTTTTGCGATGATCCGAAGAGGACGCATCGACATTTCCATTCTGGGCGCGTTGGAGGTGAGCGAGCGGGGGGATTTGGCGAACTGGATCGTGCCAGGCAAGCGAGTAGCAGGGATTGGCGGGGCGATGGAGCTTGCGCAGAAAGCCAAGAAAGTCATTGCGCTCATGAACCACGTCAATAAGCTCGGTGAATCGAAAATCCGCAAGGTATGCGAATTGCCTTTAACAGCACAAGCTTGCGTCTCCCTCATCATTACGGAAATGGCGGTCATGGAAGTGACGGAGCAGGGCCTTTTATTAAAAGAAGTCATGTGCCCGTATACCGTGGAGGACGTCATTCATTACACCGAAGCGCCATTGCTCATCTCGGATGACCTTATCTATATTCCTTAATTCGGAATCGTTGACTGGAAGGGAGTTGAGCATCGTGGCACATCGTGAGTTGGATCTTCAAATGCGTATTCATGCTTGGCTCGAGCAGAATCGGAAGGAGGGTATTTCACTCCTTCAAAAAATGGTAAAAACATCCAGTCTGCAAGGGCATGAACAGGATGTTCAGCTTCTTGTCTCGGGCAAATTGCAAGCCATGGGTCTGGATGTTGATATGTGGGAGCCAGATGGTGAGGAGCTGAAGCATCATCCGTATTTTTGTTCACCGCGAAGCCGTTTCACAGGAAGCCCAAACCTCGTTGCTGTTATGAAAGGAAGCGGGGGCGGACGATCGCTGCTGCTGAACGGCCATGTTGACGTTGTACCCCCTGGCGATCGTGCGCAGTGGCAATCGGATCCTTTTAGCGGCGAAATCCTTGATGGGAAGTTGTATGGCCGCGGCTCGACCGATATGAAAGGCGGTAATGCAGCGCTCCTGCTCGCGATGGAAGCCGTGCAAAGTCTGGGTATTTGTTTGCAAGGCGACGTCATTTTCCAAAGTGTCATCGAAGAAGAAAGCGGCGGAGCGGGCACCTTGGCTGCGATCGTCCGTGGGTATCGAGCCGATGCAGCGCTCATCCCAGAGCCAACGAATATGCGTATTTTTCCGAAGCAGCAGGGCTCGATGTGGTTTCGGATTGAGGTGAAGGGGCTCGCCGCCCATGGCGGGACAA
This window encodes:
- a CDS encoding extracellular solute-binding protein encodes the protein MLKNKKFMLVAVAASLSFTSLVACSSKTNTGSSTTTPASKAAATAAATAAGPKPELKSLQIWQKDDYNTYPVAKYLEQATGYKVQYDMLPQDKPQDKLNILIASGEPYDAITTAGSTDFKALYADYAKKGALTDLGPLIDKYGPNIKAAIAPSALEAAKIEGKLYAIPTTSLSFAGESLYIRQDWLDKVGMKAPTTLDELTAVLKAFKEKDPGGNGDKNIPLTVKGDAPIIPNIAGAFGLANFWNDVNGKLTPRVLDPAYKDYVTYVSDLFKQGLLDKEFAANKDATAKEKFSSGKAGMIMIHWADVPTINDALIKNIPTAKATYIPTLKGKDGKIGLSATQGFDRITYIPKASKHPEDAIKWMNAKLEKDTFRTMAIGEENKHYTLKDGAYTPILPIFTDERNQANNFLMGTDDKIYPTYWQARVRKDMRLFDAWNFMNTLQPANTKIPDPLGYAPYLTEFSKNFQPLNTMVNDFTTKLIFGAEPMTGIEAFQAKFKSSGGDASYKEVNDWYATAKK
- a CDS encoding aspartate aminotransferase family protein; protein product: MKREHLIKPVLGQPYAIIRSGKGVFLYDDQGKTYLDASSGAITAGIGHGVQEVIDAMAEQAGKVSFVYRSQFTSEPAEELAKKLSDLTPGQDYWSFFVNSGSEATETAMKIAIQHWQERGLPSKNKVISRRMSYHGITMGALSMSGHALRRRRFISLLADYPVVEPPYCYRCPLQKTYPTCQIACADDLAAAIQRIGAEHIAAFIAEPIVGAAGGAITPPDDYYKKIKTICELNNILFIADEVMTGIGRTGKMFAMEHYGVEPDLIALGKGMSAGYTPIAATMVKDHVMAPILQGSRSVMSGHTFSANPQSAAVALAVIRYIEGHHLVHAAHTRGSYLIAKLQTMAVGIPIIGDVRGKGLLLAIEFIQDRVSKQLFPPEAAITTRIIDAAFHKGLLMYPAAGAIDGAGDAILVAPPLVITEAEIDLLVQLLEESIRQVMVEITDSETEMI
- the ablB gene encoding putative beta-lysine N-acetyltransferase gives rise to the protein MSNELRGSTNMTENGSNYSVSFCLDFTNKRLRVEDYRYQGTMDCLYERVTQLAAHHGLTKVFFKAREEDWRILLAKGCMLEGIYKGYFRGQDAFCMAVYFDLVRRNSDYWLEEDQLMRQVLALPRKPERPEVPEGLLLRMAGSSDAESLSELYRQTFQTYPTPMNDSAYVAHTMEEGTIYYLVEVIEASEPKKHLISAASAEMNATYANAEMTDCATLPTYRNRGLMRLLLHALEDELLSRGITCAYSLSRALSFGMNAAFYQMNYDYYGRLTKNCDIYDKFEDMNLWAKDLRHP
- a CDS encoding 3-oxoacid CoA-transferase subunit B; protein product: MGMGEETRDRIAKRAAQELRNGMAVNLGIGIPTLVADHVPSDVYVTFHAENGILGAGGAPAQGEEDAFLCNAGGYPVTTVEGASYCDSAIAFAMIRRGRIDISILGALEVSERGDLANWIVPGKRVAGIGGAMELAQKAKKVIALMNHVNKLGESKIRKVCELPLTAQACVSLIITEMAVMEVTEQGLLLKEVMCPYTVEDVIHYTEAPLLISDDLIYIP
- a CDS encoding peptidase, with translation MRIHAWLEQNRKEGISLLQKMVKTSSLQGHEQDVQLLVSGKLQAMGLDVDMWEPDGEELKHHPYFCSPRSRFTGSPNLVAVMKGSGGGRSLLLNGHVDVVPPGDRAQWQSDPFSGEILDGKLYGRGSTDMKGGNAALLLAMEAVQSLGICLQGDVIFQSVIEEESGGAGTLAAIVRGYRADAALIPEPTNMRIFPKQQGSMWFRIEVKGLAAHGGTRYEGVSAIEKSIIVIHHILALESQRNTQICDPLYTGNPIPIPINMGVIKGGNWPSSVPDTVTLEGRMGVAPEEKLEEAQQEMASWLARLPEKDPWFAAHPPELTWFGARWVPGSVDPAHPFMEVLKEQYEAVKGEAPLIEASPWGTDGGLLTQLGETPCIVFGPGITGVAHYPNEHIGLDDVFQAAEIIALTIIRWCGIDGGGMPDGSTTES
- a CDS encoding CoA transferase subunit A, translating into MGAQAPSKVKSLGDALEVIHDGCTLMFGGFGGIGTPPTLVEGLMAKGVKDLTLIGNDTGFPHIGIGQLVTAGRVKKVITSHIGSNPNAGKMMEAGSMEVIFFPQGTLCEKIRAGGVGLGGILVDVGVGTMMEQGREAVRIGGKMYLVEPALTAEVAIVHARKADPYGNLVYDKSGRNLNPLVAMAGQFTIAEVDEIVPLGELDEESIITPGIFVDMVIPSKGVTWQWVWEKKPVIE
- a CDS encoding YokU family protein; this translates as MTCPWCENPNVQESVKDCYWIMPDGKRAVQIKDVPAIACPSCGLFVTEATSQNIDDRLYWNDVTALGPAFTYEELLKAPRLKNWFLK
- the rpoN gene encoding RNA polymerase factor sigma-54, yielding MSQGYRLFQQQSTKLQLSPQLRQAITLLQLSTPDMLQAIQQEVEGNPLLEYEKGYGRTAEAEFNPHYNVVSNKMTLERHLKEQLLFTPELSVDVRRILSFLIGNLDANGYLTISMPDAANYLRVTQAGCEEALRVLQGLEPAGIGARNLQECLLLQIQRTTSSEGGSLMEELVRHHLPDISRNRLTAVSVKLQVPLSELQAAVMDIKRLNPRPAASYHTETVPYILPEVVFVKQGDRYAAYTYEAAWPRLTLNTTYERMARERNGSAEATTFVQSKLYAARFFLRSLEQRRQTILRVAQCMAEEQHEFFMKGAASQKPMTLKIIADQLGLHESTVSRATSGKYAQTPWGIRELKSFFSSSLSTEQGDAASSAAVKALLKTWIGKEKHDQPYSDQKLADLLAQSGISISRRTVAKYREELRIPSSQLRKRI